One part of the Mytilus trossulus isolate FHL-02 chromosome 11, PNRI_Mtr1.1.1.hap1, whole genome shotgun sequence genome encodes these proteins:
- the LOC134691485 gene encoding uncharacterized protein LOC134691485 produces the protein MGQKGLSWHISVCIFMDTNGKLKHETFANLFNLVKQDWFAVASILENVLVNVRVRMPIITEVFLRSDNDGCYHTGLLWQAIYGISEWTDIFIRRYDYSEAHSGKSYCDSKIAHMRRKMRMYVASGGNIQNPVDMRDAIQSGKGVVGCRVAVAEINTEKQQIFSHKWKGVQNITNLEFMAEKVIIWKAYGIGNGNSIPMSEVKKMFCDQEETALIITHDFNDIIQTGSVTLPKKRANPVESEDNVELDQEATRTEDLENLSNSSSSVFNCSEIGCTKQYQSFSKLQNHIEFGRHIYKLERKSTYDDIKLKWADVCKDVDIRLRNFPRIIK, from the exons ATGGGACAGAAGGGATTAAGCTGGCACATTTCAGTGTGCATTTTCATGGACACCAATGGGAAACTAAAG CATGAGACTTTTGCCAACTTGTTCAATTTAGTGAAACAAGACTGGTTTGCTGTGGCatcaattttagaaaatgttttggTGAATGTCAGGGTCAGAATGCCAATTATCACTGAAGTATTTTTAAGATCAGATAACGATGGATGTTACCACACCGGACTCCTATGGCAGGCTATTTATGGGATCAGTGAATGGACAG atattttcaTCCGAAGATATGATTATAGTGAGGCACATTCTGGGAAATCGTATTGTGACAGCAAAATCGCGCACATGCGACGAAAGATGAGGATGTATGTTGCATCAGGTGGAAACATACAAAATCCTGTAGATATGAGAGATGCGATTCAAAGTGGAAAAGGAGTAGTAGGGTGCAGAGTAGCAGTTGCTGaaataaatacagaaaaacagCAGATTTTTAGCCATAAATGGAAAGGGGTCCAAAATATAACGAACTTGGAGTTCATGGCAGAGAAAGTTATAATTTGGAAAGCCTATGGTATTGGCAATGGAAATTCTATTCCTATGTCAGAG gttaaaaaaatgttttgtgatCAAGAAGAAACAGCTTTGATAATAACACatgattttaatgatataataCAAACAGGCAGTGTTACCTTACCAAAGAAAAGAGCCAACCCAGTCGAATCAGAAGACAACGTAGAATTAGATCAGGAAGCCACAAGAACTGAGgatttagaaaatttatctAACTCAAGTTCTTCAGTTTTTAATTGCTCTGAAATCGGCTGCACCAAACAATACCAATCCTTCTCCAAACTACAAAATCATATAGAGTTTGGTCGTCATATTTACAAATTGGAAAGAAAATCAACGTATGATGACATCAAATTAAAATGGGCAGATGTTTGTAAAGATGTTGATATCAGACTGAGAAATTTTCCAAGAATCATTAAATGA